The Clostridia bacterium genome window below encodes:
- a CDS encoding redoxin domain-containing protein yields the protein MPIAAQKSKAPAKTTRASHTAKLKAGDAAPDFKLQDQDGKDVSLSDFKGKKNVALAFYVFAFTGGUTREMQGFQQNLQKLEATDTQVLGVSMDSPYANKAWAEKIGVTFPLLSDWGGETTRRYGIYSHEYKAAKRTTYLIDKSGKIVEVHEEKQALDPANAVTACERRKLKE from the coding sequence AAGCGCCGGCGAAAACAACTCGTGCGTCGCACACGGCGAAACTTAAGGCAGGGGACGCCGCGCCGGATTTCAAACTGCAGGATCAGGATGGCAAAGATGTTTCGCTCTCCGACTTCAAGGGCAAGAAGAACGTTGCGCTTGCGTTCTACGTCTTCGCATTCACCGGCGGCTGAACCCGCGAGATGCAGGGTTTCCAGCAGAACTTGCAAAAGCTGGAAGCAACAGACACCCAGGTTCTGGGTGTGAGCATGGATAGTCCTTACGCTAACAAAGCATGGGCAGAAAAGATCGGCGTCACCTTCCCGCTGCTTAGCGACTGGGGCGGAGAAACTACGCGCCGCTACGGCATCTACAGCCACGAGTACAAAGCCGCGAAGCGCACGACCTACCTGATCGACAAGTCCGGCAAGATCGTGGAAGTGCATGAGGAGAAGCAGGCGCTCGATCCTGCAAATGCCGTTACCGCGTGCGAACGCCGGAAGTTGAAAGAATAG